A genomic region of Saccopteryx bilineata isolate mSacBil1 chromosome 1, mSacBil1_pri_phased_curated, whole genome shotgun sequence contains the following coding sequences:
- the BDNF gene encoding brain-derived neurotrophic factor isoform X2, which produces MTILFLTMVISYFGCMKAAPMKEANVRGQGSLAYPGVRTHGTLESVNGPKAGTRGLTSLADTFEHVIEELLDEDQKVRPHEENNKDADLYTSRVMLSSQVPLEPPLLFLLEEYKNYLDAANMSMRVRRHSDPARRGELSVCDSISEWVTAADKKTAVDMSGGTVTVLEKVPVSKGQLKQYFYETKCNPMGYTKEGCRGIDKRHWNSQCRTTQSYVRALTMDSKKRIGWRFIRIDTSCVCTLTIKRGR; this is translated from the coding sequence ATGACCATCCTTTTCCTTACTATGGTTATTTCATACTTCGGTTGCATGAAGGCTGCCCCCATGAAAGAAGCCAACGTCCGAGGACAAGGCAGCTTGGCCTACCCAGGTGTTCGGACCCATGGGACTCTGGAGAGCGTGAATGGGCCCAAGGCCGGTACAAGAGGCCTGACGTCACTGGCTGACACTTTTGAGCACGTGATAGAAGAGCTCTTGGATGAAGACCAGAAAGTCCGGCCCCACGAAGAAAACAATAAGGACGCGGACTTGTACACGTCCAGGGTGATGCTCAGTAGTCAAGTGCCTTTGGAGCCGCCTCTTCTCTTTCTGCTGGAGGAATACAAAAATTACCTGGATGCTGCAAACATGTCTATGAGGGTCCGGCGCCACTCCGACCCGGCCCGCCGCGGGGAGCTGAGCGTGTGCGACAGCATCAGCGAGTGGGTGACGGCCGCAGATAAGAAGACGGCAGTGGACATGTCGGGCGGGACGGTCACGGTCCTTGAAAAAGTCCCGGTATCGAAAGGCCAGCTGAAGCAGTACTTCTACGAGACCAAATGCAATCCCATGGGTTACACGAAGGAGGGCTGCAGGGGCATAGACAAGAGGCATTGGAATTCCCAGTGCCGAACTACCCAGTCGTACGTGCGGGCCCTCACCATGGATAGCAAAAAGCGAATCGGCTGGCGGTTCATAAGGATAGACACTTCCTGTGTATGTACATTGACCATTAAAAGGGGAAGATAG